Proteins co-encoded in one Vibrio fortis genomic window:
- the glgA gene encoding glycogen synthase GlgA: MVTKTLSVLFVASEVEGLIKSGGLADVAKALPKALQTLEQDVRVTIPAYSKIPNVESAEVILSTELDHWPHTAYQVKKLSVEGVQVFGIECQQYFDRPEMYAENNQAYADNGERFAFFSAACLDMLPKLGFQPDIVHANDWHTGFVPYLLKSRYQEHDFFKDMRSVISIHNAVFKGVFSYDELQNLPEMHGRYVPEAAVSDTHVTMLKAGVMCADKINAVSPTYAEELKTELGSHGMAKEFQHRSNDLFGILNGCDYGSWNPETDAYLPRKYKATKLSMARGKSACKQKLQQDVGLPEVDCAVYGMVCRLTNQKGVHYLIPIIEEFLKNDLQIVIVGTGDPVLASQLKELSALHSEKFSFVEAYNNELAHLVEAGSDFFLMPSEFEPCGLNQIYSMAYGTLPIVRSVGGLKDSVNHYDDNPEIATGFAFKEPTPQALLSVLHRSLLLYAQRPAEVRRVQLYAMQQNFCWEDAAKSYLEMYHTAL, from the coding sequence TTGGTTACTAAGACTCTCTCGGTACTTTTTGTAGCGTCTGAAGTTGAAGGTTTAATTAAAAGTGGTGGCTTGGCTGATGTAGCCAAGGCACTGCCTAAAGCGTTGCAAACACTCGAACAGGACGTTCGAGTGACCATCCCCGCATACAGCAAAATCCCAAATGTTGAGTCGGCTGAAGTTATTTTGTCGACTGAACTCGATCACTGGCCTCATACGGCTTATCAAGTTAAGAAACTAAGCGTTGAAGGTGTGCAAGTTTTTGGTATTGAATGCCAACAGTACTTTGACCGCCCGGAAATGTATGCTGAGAACAATCAAGCTTACGCCGATAACGGTGAGCGATTTGCGTTCTTCAGTGCGGCATGTCTCGACATGCTGCCAAAGTTAGGCTTTCAACCTGATATTGTTCATGCCAACGATTGGCATACTGGCTTTGTTCCATACCTGCTGAAATCTCGTTATCAAGAGCACGATTTCTTCAAAGATATGCGTAGTGTTATTTCGATACACAATGCCGTCTTTAAGGGCGTATTCTCATATGATGAGTTGCAAAATCTGCCAGAAATGCACGGTCGATATGTACCGGAAGCAGCAGTCAGTGACACTCATGTCACCATGCTGAAAGCTGGCGTGATGTGTGCAGACAAGATTAACGCCGTTAGCCCGACTTACGCGGAAGAGCTCAAAACAGAACTTGGCAGCCATGGTATGGCGAAAGAGTTCCAACACCGTTCTAATGACCTATTTGGAATTTTAAACGGCTGTGACTATGGATCATGGAACCCTGAAACGGATGCTTATCTGCCGCGCAAATACAAGGCCACTAAACTTAGTATGGCGCGAGGCAAGTCTGCTTGTAAGCAAAAGCTGCAGCAAGACGTTGGCCTTCCTGAGGTAGATTGCGCCGTGTATGGAATGGTTTGTCGTTTGACGAACCAAAAGGGCGTTCACTACTTAATTCCAATCATTGAAGAGTTCTTAAAGAACGATCTGCAAATTGTGATAGTAGGTACAGGCGATCCGGTGTTGGCAAGTCAGCTTAAAGAGCTTTCAGCGTTGCATTCAGAGAAGTTTTCGTTTGTGGAAGCTTACAATAACGAACTGGCACATTTGGTTGAAGCTGGCTCGGACTTCTTCTTAATGCCATCGGAATTTGAGCCTTGTGGTTTGAATCAGATTTACAGCATGGCTTATGGCACGCTGCCAATTGTGCGTTCAGTCGGTGGTTTGAAAGACAGTGTTAATCATTACGATGATAATCCTGAAATAGCTACGGGTTTTGCTTTTAAAGAGCCAACGCCTCAAGCTTTGCTTTCAGTATTGCACCGCTCTTTACTGCTTTATGCTCAAAGACCTGCCGAAGTTCGTCGCGTTCAGCTCTATGCTATGCAACAGAACTTTTGCTGGGAAGATGCCGCTAAATCTTATTTAGAGATGTATCACACAGCGTTGTAA
- the cmoM gene encoding tRNA uridine 5-oxyacetic acid(34) methyltransferase CmoM, translating into MTEDRNFDDIAHKFAKNIYGSDKGEIRQIIVWEDLEQALSTFKTDDTPLHILDAGGGLAQMSQKIASLGHKVSLCDLSSEMLKLAQQDIDKAGLLEQYRFIHSPVQNIAQHMDEPVDMVMFHAVMEWLADPKEALDILLEQVKPGGVASIMFYNHHGLVLKNVICGNIPHVLNGMPHRKRFKLQPQKGLKPEEVYQWIEEAGLEIKGKSGIRSFSDYIGNMEYMGDYQFEDVLELEKQLCRQEPYLSLGRYIHVWAQKPE; encoded by the coding sequence GTGACTGAAGACCGTAATTTCGACGATATCGCCCACAAATTTGCAAAAAATATTTACGGCTCTGACAAAGGAGAGATCCGTCAGATCATCGTATGGGAAGATTTAGAGCAAGCGTTAAGCACATTCAAAACCGATGATACACCTTTGCATATTCTGGATGCAGGAGGCGGTTTAGCACAGATGTCGCAAAAGATAGCTAGCTTGGGACATAAGGTGTCACTGTGTGATCTTTCTTCTGAAATGCTGAAATTGGCACAGCAAGATATTGATAAAGCCGGCTTGCTTGAACAGTATCGATTCATCCATTCTCCGGTTCAAAATATTGCACAGCATATGGATGAGCCAGTGGACATGGTGATGTTTCATGCCGTGATGGAGTGGTTGGCCGATCCAAAAGAGGCCTTGGATATCTTGCTCGAGCAAGTGAAGCCTGGTGGTGTGGCATCAATTATGTTTTACAACCATCACGGATTAGTCCTTAAAAATGTGATTTGTGGCAATATTCCTCATGTATTAAATGGGATGCCACATCGAAAACGGTTTAAGCTGCAACCCCAAAAAGGTTTGAAGCCTGAAGAGGTCTATCAATGGATAGAAGAGGCTGGTCTAGAGATCAAAGGAAAGTCGGGTATTCGCTCGTTTAGCGATTACATTGGAAACATGGAGTACATGGGCGACTACCAATTCGAAGATGTGCTTGAGCTTGAGAAGCAGTTATGCCGTCAAGAACCTTACCTCTCTTTAGGTCGTTATATTCACGTTTGGGCGCAAAAACCAGAATAA
- the mukF gene encoding chromosome partition protein MukF, whose translation MSEMTQTAEEQPIDELVGWVKQHDFSLNLPPERLAFLIAIAVLSNERFDEELGEGELHDAFTIVTRLFEDTGEASAFRANNAINELVKQKLISRFTSEITDGASIYRLSPLAIGISDYYLRHRQFSKLKLSIQLSMVADEMAKAIEAAQKGGTPGHWRKNVYGVLKYSVGEIFDQIDLNQRVMDEQQQTVKQQIADLLNKDWREAINNCEALLSETSATLKELQDTLQAAGDELQTQILDIQEIVYGDDELEFVGETLFGLQMKLDRITSWGQQAIDLWIGYDRHVHKFIRTAIDMDKNRAFSQRLRQSVTDYFDAPWLLTYADAEKLTDLRDEALVLRDDEVMGQAPLDVEYEEFEQVNDYLSDKIAEMLKVHKQQGTPIDLGLVLRDYLAEHPRTHHFDLARIVVDQAVRLGYSESDYQAIQPDWQAINDFGAKVQANVINKY comes from the coding sequence ATGAGTGAAATGACTCAAACTGCCGAAGAGCAGCCAATTGATGAGTTGGTGGGCTGGGTCAAGCAGCATGATTTTTCATTAAACTTGCCGCCTGAGCGATTGGCATTTCTAATTGCTATCGCAGTACTAAGCAACGAAAGGTTCGATGAAGAGTTAGGTGAGGGTGAATTGCACGATGCATTTACCATTGTCACTCGTTTGTTCGAAGATACCGGCGAAGCCTCAGCGTTTCGCGCAAACAATGCAATCAATGAACTGGTAAAACAGAAATTGATTAGCCGTTTTACCAGTGAGATCACCGATGGTGCGAGCATTTATCGTCTATCGCCGCTCGCAATTGGTATTTCAGATTATTATCTACGTCACCGTCAATTCTCTAAGTTAAAACTATCGATTCAACTATCGATGGTTGCTGACGAGATGGCAAAAGCTATTGAAGCTGCACAAAAAGGCGGAACGCCGGGGCACTGGCGTAAGAACGTATACGGCGTACTTAAATACTCAGTTGGTGAGATTTTCGATCAGATCGACCTTAACCAACGTGTGATGGATGAACAGCAGCAAACAGTTAAACAGCAAATCGCCGACCTTCTTAATAAAGATTGGCGCGAAGCGATCAATAACTGTGAAGCATTATTGTCTGAAACTTCAGCGACGTTGAAAGAGCTTCAAGATACGCTGCAAGCCGCGGGTGATGAGCTGCAAACACAGATTCTTGATATCCAAGAGATTGTTTATGGCGACGACGAGCTAGAGTTCGTTGGCGAAACCCTATTTGGTCTACAAATGAAGCTAGACCGAATCACAAGCTGGGGCCAACAAGCGATTGACCTCTGGATTGGTTACGATCGCCACGTACATAAGTTCATTCGTACTGCGATCGACATGGATAAAAACCGAGCGTTTAGTCAACGACTGCGCCAATCGGTGACCGACTACTTTGACGCGCCATGGCTATTAACCTATGCCGATGCTGAGAAGTTGACGGACCTACGTGATGAAGCGTTAGTGCTTCGTGACGATGAGGTAATGGGTCAAGCGCCACTCGATGTTGAGTATGAAGAATTTGAACAAGTGAACGACTATCTCTCAGATAAAATTGCGGAGATGTTGAAGGTTCACAAACAGCAAGGGACGCCAATCGACCTTGGCCTAGTACTGCGAGATTACCTTGCAGAACACCCTCGCACACACCATTTTGATTTAGCCAGAATTGTTGTCGACCAAGCAGTGCGCTTAGGTTACTCAGAGTCTGACTATCAGGCGATCCAGCCTGACTGGCAGGCAATCAACGATTTCGGTGCAAAGGTACAAGCAAATGTCATTAACAAGTACTGA
- the torD gene encoding molecular chaperone TorD, giving the protein MKETKAFNEQRAEIYWWLSSLFAKELTQEELDNYHSVEIRSFLTGLGDNETLKPAINSLVDALNRLQNREDAQLELSSDFCELFLKSDKYGALPYASIYLDKSGLLNAKPAQDMEAIMASYGIAVNQDLKEPADHLAIELDFLGNIIIRSNDLETEQELEAAFTAQHEFVEQQLLSWVPQFATKCREFDEFGFYACVAELLTAFCKLDAQYLAGE; this is encoded by the coding sequence ATGAAAGAAACGAAAGCGTTCAATGAACAACGAGCTGAAATTTACTGGTGGCTATCGAGCCTGTTCGCAAAAGAACTGACTCAAGAAGAATTGGATAACTACCACTCGGTTGAGATTCGTTCGTTTTTAACTGGTCTCGGTGATAATGAAACACTAAAACCAGCCATCAATAGTCTAGTCGATGCGCTTAACCGATTGCAGAACCGTGAAGATGCTCAGTTAGAGCTTTCATCAGATTTTTGCGAATTGTTCCTAAAGTCTGACAAGTATGGCGCTCTACCGTACGCTTCTATTTACCTAGACAAGAGCGGCCTTTTGAATGCGAAGCCTGCTCAAGATATGGAAGCGATCATGGCTTCTTATGGTATTGCAGTAAACCAAGACCTAAAAGAGCCGGCCGATCACCTAGCCATCGAATTAGATTTCCTAGGCAACATCATTATTCGTTCAAACGATCTTGAAACCGAGCAGGAACTAGAAGCGGCTTTCACTGCACAACATGAGTTTGTTGAGCAACAACTTCTTAGCTGGGTTCCACAATTTGCAACAAAATGTCGTGAATTTGATGAATTTGGTTTTTACGCGTGTGTTGCAGAATTGCTAACTGCCTTCTGTAAACTTGATGCGCAATATTTAGCTGGTGAATAA
- the purR gene encoding HTH-type transcriptional repressor PurR, whose product MATIKDVARLAGVSTTTVSHVINKTRFVAEATQEKVNKAVDELNYAPSAVARSLKCNSTRTIGMLVTQSTNLFFSEVIDGVESYCYRQGYTLILCNTGGIYEKQRDYIRMLAEKRVDGILVMCSDLTEELREMLDRHADIPKVVMDWGPESSQADKIIDNSEEGGYLATKYLVERGHERIACLSGHLDKAACVERIAGYRRALAEADIQADDNLILEGNFECDTAVIAADKIVAMENRPTAVFCFNDTMALGLMSRLQQQGIKIPEDISVIGYDNIELAEYFSPPLTTVHQPKRRVGKNAFEILLERIKDKDHEKRVFEMHPEIIERATVKTLK is encoded by the coding sequence ATGGCAACTATAAAAGATGTCGCTCGCTTAGCCGGCGTATCAACAACCACCGTTTCTCACGTGATCAACAAGACACGTTTCGTAGCAGAAGCGACTCAAGAAAAAGTAAACAAAGCCGTAGACGAATTAAATTACGCACCAAGTGCGGTTGCTCGTAGCCTGAAATGTAACTCTACACGCACTATCGGTATGTTGGTCACTCAATCAACCAACCTATTCTTCTCTGAAGTTATTGATGGTGTAGAAAGCTACTGTTACCGTCAAGGTTACACGCTGATTCTATGTAACACTGGTGGTATTTACGAGAAGCAACGTGACTACATCCGAATGCTTGCTGAAAAGCGGGTAGATGGCATCTTGGTGATGTGTTCAGACTTAACAGAAGAACTTCGTGAAATGCTTGACCGCCATGCTGACATTCCAAAAGTTGTTATGGACTGGGGCCCTGAGAGTTCACAAGCGGATAAGATCATCGACAACTCTGAAGAGGGTGGCTATCTGGCAACTAAATACCTAGTTGAACGTGGGCATGAGCGTATTGCTTGTCTAAGTGGTCATTTAGATAAAGCGGCATGTGTTGAACGTATCGCAGGCTACCGTCGTGCATTGGCAGAAGCTGACATCCAAGCAGATGACAACCTAATTCTTGAAGGTAACTTCGAGTGTGATACTGCAGTTATCGCAGCAGATAAAATCGTCGCAATGGAAAACCGCCCTACTGCAGTATTCTGCTTTAACGACACGATGGCACTTGGTCTTATGAGCCGCCTACAGCAGCAAGGCATTAAGATCCCTGAAGATATTTCTGTGATTGGTTACGACAACATTGAGCTGGCAGAGTACTTCTCACCACCACTGACAACGGTTCACCAACCAAAACGTCGTGTCGGTAAGAATGCGTTTGAAATTCTGTTGGAGCGCATCAAAGACAAAGACCATGAAAAACGCGTATTCGAGATGCATCCAGAGATTATCGAGCGCGCTACAGTAAAAACGTTAAAGTAA
- a CDS encoding TVP38/TMEM64 family protein: MSKKMILGIILVATIVLLAVNFGQYLTLENAKAQQALLNDYIETNFVVAAATYFILYIMITAFSIPGAAVVTLLGAALFGFWTSLLLVSFASTIGATLAFLSSRFLLRDWVQGKFGDKLSTINQGVEKDGAFYLFSLRLIPVFPFFLINLLMGLTPISVGRYYLTSQLGMLPGTAVYLNAGTQLAEIDSLSGIVSPSVLLSFALLGVFPIAAKWIMSKFRSAPVAE, encoded by the coding sequence ATGAGTAAGAAAATGATTTTAGGCATAATTTTAGTTGCCACAATCGTGTTGCTAGCCGTCAACTTTGGTCAATACTTGACTCTCGAAAATGCCAAAGCTCAGCAGGCACTTCTTAATGACTATATAGAGACTAACTTTGTTGTCGCAGCAGCGACCTACTTTATCCTCTATATAATGATCACCGCATTTTCTATTCCAGGTGCTGCTGTGGTTACACTTCTCGGCGCAGCGCTATTTGGTTTCTGGACGAGTTTATTACTGGTCTCTTTTGCAAGTACCATAGGTGCGACATTAGCATTCCTGAGTAGTCGCTTTCTATTGCGTGACTGGGTTCAGGGTAAGTTTGGCGATAAGCTCTCTACTATTAACCAAGGTGTAGAGAAAGACGGTGCGTTTTACCTATTCTCACTGCGCTTGATTCCGGTATTCCCATTCTTCCTAATTAATTTGTTGATGGGCTTAACACCTATCTCCGTAGGACGCTATTATTTGACTAGCCAATTGGGGATGTTGCCAGGTACTGCGGTTTACCTAAACGCAGGTACTCAGTTAGCAGAGATCGATTCTCTGTCAGGTATTGTCTCTCCTTCAGTATTGCTTTCTTTCGCACTACTAGGTGTGTTCCCAATTGCAGCTAAATGGATCATGAGTAAGTTTCGTTCGGCGCCAGTCGCTGAATAG
- the torR gene encoding two-component system response regulator TorR, with the protein MSYHVLVVEDDVVTRSKLVGYFQNEGYTVSEAESGAQMRNVLEENNVDLIMLDINLPGEDGLMLTRELRSQSDIGIILVTGRTDSIDKIVGLEMGADDYVTKPFELRELLVRVKNLLWRISAARKSPSGVAEQAEDESIVRFGEWTFDIPRRALSKNGEPVKLTKAEYELLVALSSYPNQVLSRERILNMISHRVDAPNDRTIDVLIRRMRAKMEFDPKNPQIFVTVHGEGYMFAGD; encoded by the coding sequence ATGAGCTATCACGTATTAGTCGTAGAAGATGATGTGGTAACCCGTAGTAAGCTGGTTGGATATTTCCAGAACGAAGGTTACACAGTAAGCGAAGCAGAAAGCGGCGCGCAAATGAGAAACGTTTTAGAAGAGAATAACGTTGACCTCATTATGCTGGACATCAACTTACCAGGCGAAGATGGATTGATGCTAACTCGCGAATTACGCAGTCAATCAGACATTGGGATTATTTTAGTTACTGGACGCACGGATAGCATCGACAAAATTGTAGGCCTAGAGATGGGCGCAGATGATTATGTTACTAAACCATTCGAACTTCGCGAGTTGTTGGTTCGAGTGAAAAATCTACTTTGGCGAATCTCGGCTGCTCGCAAGTCACCATCAGGTGTGGCGGAGCAAGCGGAAGATGAATCTATTGTTCGCTTTGGCGAGTGGACATTTGATATTCCACGTCGCGCGCTGAGTAAGAATGGTGAACCTGTGAAGCTAACCAAAGCTGAATATGAGCTATTGGTTGCGCTGTCATCATACCCGAACCAAGTATTAAGCCGTGAGCGAATCCTAAACATGATTAGCCACCGTGTAGACGCGCCAAATGATCGTACCATCGACGTACTGATTCGTCGCATGCGTGCGAAGATGGAGTTTGATCCAAAGAACCCACAAATCTTTGTGACGGTTCATGGTGAAGGTTACATGTTTGCTGGCGATTAA
- a CDS encoding DUF2007 domain-containing protein encodes MKIFSAANPTEAHIICGLLESEKIACEVRGEGLFGLKGEIPFSEETDPYVWLYEPSDATAALNLINAYKKQQDSIIYEEWRCTQCHEVNEAQFGSCWQCGSPCPET; translated from the coding sequence ATGAAAATATTCAGCGCTGCAAACCCAACTGAGGCTCACATCATATGTGGGCTTCTAGAGAGTGAAAAAATCGCCTGTGAAGTGCGTGGGGAAGGATTATTTGGTTTAAAGGGGGAAATCCCTTTCTCGGAAGAAACAGACCCATACGTATGGCTTTACGAGCCTTCTGATGCGACAGCAGCTCTGAATCTCATCAACGCCTATAAGAAGCAGCAAGATTCGATTATCTATGAAGAGTGGCGCTGTACACAATGTCATGAAGTCAACGAAGCTCAGTTTGGGTCTTGTTGGCAGTGTGGTTCACCTTGCCCCGAAACATAG
- a CDS encoding TfoX/Sxy family DNA transformation protein, whose amino-acid sequence MDKPILKDSMKLFEPLGKIKSRSMFGGFGLFADDTMFALVVNNQLHIRADKNTTSQFEQQGFEPYVYKKRGFPVVTKYFALPEDLWQAQERIIELAKASLNCAKEEKQIQSSAKPTRLKDLPNLRLATERMLKKAGIDTVESLYESGSVNAYKAIKESHSSSVSLELLWALEGAINGTHWSVIPQQRRDELISYIN is encoded by the coding sequence ATGGATAAACCGATACTCAAGGACTCAATGAAGTTATTTGAGCCACTTGGAAAGATAAAGTCACGCTCAATGTTTGGCGGTTTCGGCCTATTTGCCGACGACACTATGTTTGCATTGGTCGTAAACAACCAGTTACACATTCGAGCTGACAAGAATACTACTTCACAATTTGAACAACAGGGCTTTGAACCTTACGTTTACAAGAAACGTGGTTTCCCAGTCGTAACTAAGTATTTTGCCCTCCCAGAAGACCTCTGGCAGGCTCAAGAACGCATTATCGAACTGGCAAAAGCCTCCCTTAACTGTGCTAAAGAAGAGAAGCAAATTCAGTCATCGGCTAAACCGACCCGATTGAAAGATCTGCCGAACCTTCGTCTTGCTACAGAGCGTATGCTGAAAAAAGCAGGTATCGACACAGTTGAGAGCTTGTATGAATCAGGTTCTGTTAATGCTTACAAAGCAATTAAAGAGTCTCATTCATCGAGTGTTAGCTTAGAGCTACTTTGGGCACTTGAAGGTGCTATCAATGGCACACACTGGTCTGTGATACCACAACAAAGACGCGACGAGCTCATCAGTTATATAAATTAG
- a CDS encoding alpha/beta fold hydrolase → MSESLLFHKTFNHPTSDEWVVFVHGAGGSSSIWFKQIKAYKQHFNLLLIDLRGHGKSDNLLKELISNRYTFKAVTLDILKVLDHLKIRSAHFVGMSLGTIIVRNVAELAAERVRSMVLGGAVTRLNTRSQVLVKLGNLSKHIIPYMWLYSLFAYIVMPQKSQRESRHLFIREAKKLCQKEFKRWFILTADVNPLMRYFKERELPIPTLYLMGERDYMFIKPVKEMVAAHKSSELVEIANCGHVCNVEQPEEFNQRSIEFIQKQIK, encoded by the coding sequence ATGTCTGAGAGTTTATTATTCCATAAAACATTCAATCACCCGACTAGTGATGAGTGGGTCGTTTTCGTCCACGGTGCTGGTGGGAGTTCGTCCATTTGGTTTAAGCAGATCAAAGCTTACAAACAGCACTTTAATTTGTTGTTGATTGACCTACGAGGACACGGTAAGTCTGACAACCTTTTGAAAGAGTTGATCAGCAACCGTTACACGTTCAAAGCGGTAACGCTCGATATTCTTAAAGTACTCGACCATCTTAAAATTCGTTCAGCGCACTTTGTTGGTATGTCGCTGGGTACTATTATTGTTCGAAATGTAGCTGAGTTGGCTGCCGAGCGAGTTCGTTCAATGGTATTGGGCGGGGCTGTAACACGCTTGAACACGCGCTCTCAAGTCTTGGTTAAGTTAGGCAACTTGAGTAAACACATCATTCCTTATATGTGGCTCTATAGTCTGTTTGCATACATTGTGATGCCGCAAAAGAGCCAGCGCGAGTCTAGACACCTTTTCATTCGCGAAGCGAAAAAACTATGTCAGAAAGAGTTTAAGCGTTGGTTTATTCTCACTGCAGACGTTAACCCCTTGATGCGATATTTCAAAGAACGAGAATTACCTATTCCTACTTTGTATCTGATGGGAGAGCGTGACTATATGTTCATCAAGCCAGTTAAAGAGATGGTCGCGGCACACAAGTCGAGTGAACTGGTGGAGATTGCCAATTGTGGTCACGTTTGTAATGTTGAGCAGCCAGAAGAGTTTAACCAACGCTCTATCGAGTTTATTCAAAAGCAAATCAAATAG
- the elyC gene encoding envelope biogenesis factor ElyC, with translation MFELKKVVSSLLMPLPAMLILAFLGLALVMFTTKRKTGCLITLSALCGIFLIAFQPVSSQLLMPMERQHTAFLPTNEPVDYVMVLGSGHVVDDQIPPTSELSRTGLMRLSEGIRIQRIYPGAKLILSGYGGGTEVSNARMMAKVALALGVSKPDIILLETAKDTWEEARQAAAFVKNKRMVLVTSASHMQRALNEFHDAGMKPIPAPTNYLAQDGIEQPWNKYMPKAIYLEQTERYWHETMGLVWQSLRDWLDNQSSETQEPIVIPEPSTLDDDASTVADASLTNDEQPAP, from the coding sequence ATGTTTGAGCTGAAAAAAGTAGTGTCTTCACTGTTGATGCCACTGCCAGCAATGTTAATTCTCGCTTTTCTGGGCTTGGCCCTTGTTATGTTCACTACAAAACGTAAAACAGGGTGCCTTATCACGCTGTCTGCACTATGTGGTATTTTCCTCATCGCGTTCCAACCTGTTTCTAGTCAACTTCTCATGCCAATGGAACGACAGCACACTGCTTTCTTGCCGACCAATGAACCCGTCGACTATGTGATGGTATTGGGCAGCGGCCATGTGGTTGATGATCAAATCCCGCCAACGTCTGAGCTCAGCCGTACCGGTCTCATGAGACTTAGCGAAGGCATTCGCATCCAACGAATCTACCCTGGCGCTAAATTGATTCTCTCTGGTTATGGTGGTGGCACTGAGGTCAGCAACGCCCGTATGATGGCGAAAGTTGCCCTTGCATTGGGTGTATCTAAACCCGACATCATCTTACTTGAGACAGCCAAAGATACATGGGAAGAAGCGCGCCAAGCAGCGGCATTCGTAAAAAACAAACGAATGGTACTCGTCACGTCAGCAAGCCATATGCAGCGCGCTCTTAATGAGTTCCATGATGCTGGTATGAAGCCGATTCCAGCACCCACTAATTACCTTGCGCAAGACGGTATCGAGCAACCTTGGAATAAGTACATGCCGAAAGCAATTTACTTGGAGCAAACCGAGCGTTACTGGCATGAAACCATGGGATTGGTTTGGCAATCACTGCGCGATTGGCTAGATAATCAGAGCTCTGAAACCCAAGAGCCGATCGTTATCCCTGAACCATCAACCCTTGACGATGACGCCTCCACAGTGGCCGATGCATCACTGACAAATGACGAACAGCCAGCGCCCTAA
- the glgC gene encoding glucose-1-phosphate adenylyltransferase produces the protein MAGVLGMILAGGEGSRLRPLTESRSKPSVPFGGSYRLIDFALNNFVNADLMKIYVLTQFKSQSLFHHMKKGWNISGITDRFIDPIPAQMRTGKRWYEGTADAIYQNLRFMQLEEPDQVCIFGSDHIYKMDIKQMLDFHKEKKAALTVSALRMPLAEASEFGVIEVDAEGRMIGFEEKPANPKPIPGDPDSALVSMGNYVFEANELFAELVEDADREGSSHDFGKDIIPNMFPRGDVFVYDFSTNRITGEKEEVYWRDVGTIDAYWQAHMDLLEKDAPFSLYNRKWPLHTYYPPLPPATFTDSANGRVQIIDSLVCNGSYVRGSRIEKCVLGFRSNIASACDISESILLGDVKVGEGCVLRRVIVDKDADIAPGTQIGVNLKEDKKHYHVSEDGVVVIPKGARVGY, from the coding sequence AGACCTTTAACTGAATCTCGCAGCAAACCCTCGGTTCCATTCGGCGGAAGCTACCGCTTGATTGATTTTGCTTTAAACAACTTCGTAAACGCTGATCTGATGAAGATCTACGTTTTGACACAGTTTAAGTCGCAATCACTATTCCATCACATGAAAAAAGGTTGGAATATCAGTGGGATAACAGATAGATTCATCGACCCAATTCCTGCGCAAATGCGTACGGGTAAGCGTTGGTATGAAGGCACGGCTGATGCGATTTATCAGAACCTTCGTTTCATGCAACTAGAAGAACCGGATCAAGTATGTATCTTTGGTTCTGACCACATCTATAAAATGGACATTAAGCAAATGCTTGATTTCCACAAAGAGAAGAAAGCGGCGTTGACGGTTTCTGCTCTACGTATGCCTTTGGCTGAAGCATCAGAATTCGGTGTTATCGAAGTTGATGCAGAAGGGCGTATGATTGGCTTTGAAGAGAAGCCGGCGAATCCTAAACCAATTCCAGGTGACCCTGATTCTGCACTCGTTTCAATGGGCAACTACGTGTTTGAAGCGAACGAATTGTTTGCTGAACTGGTAGAAGATGCAGATCGTGAAGGCTCTTCACATGACTTTGGTAAAGACATCATTCCAAACATGTTCCCACGTGGTGACGTGTTTGTTTACGACTTCAGCACCAACCGTATCACTGGCGAGAAAGAAGAAGTGTACTGGCGCGATGTGGGTACGATAGACGCTTACTGGCAGGCACACATGGACCTGCTAGAAAAAGATGCGCCATTCTCCCTATATAACCGTAAATGGCCACTTCACACTTACTACCCGCCACTACCGCCAGCAACCTTTACAGATTCTGCAAACGGACGTGTGCAGATCATCGATAGCTTGGTATGTAACGGTAGCTACGTACGCGGCTCGCGAATCGAGAAGTGTGTACTTGGTTTCCGCAGTAATATTGCATCTGCTTGTGATATCAGCGAAAGTATCTTACTTGGCGACGTTAAAGTGGGTGAGGGCTGTGTTCTTCGCCGTGTTATCGTCGATAAAGATGCAGATATCGCTCCGGGCACTCAAATCGGTGTGAATCTGAAAGAAGATAAAAAGCACTACCATGTTTCAGAAGATGGTGTTGTCGTAATCCCTAAAGGAGCACGAGTTGGTTACTAA